From a single Gemmatimonadota bacterium genomic region:
- a CDS encoding helix-turn-helix transcriptional regulator — MATLGSFVRERREALREQDPRYSLRQVAERVGVEPSFLSKVERDIGSPPSEETLLRLADDLDVDRDVLLALAGKVSSDLLDAIRARPQLFGELLRQLKTAPDRAVLRIVREVRDGDW; from the coding sequence ATGGCGACGCTGGGATCGTTCGTTCGCGAGCGCAGGGAGGCGCTCCGGGAGCAGGACCCCCGCTACTCGCTCCGCCAGGTAGCCGAGCGAGTGGGCGTGGAGCCCAGCTTCCTGAGCAAGGTGGAGCGGGACATCGGTTCCCCGCCCTCCGAGGAGACCTTGCTGCGGCTGGCGGACGACCTGGACGTCGATCGAGACGTGCTACTGGCCCTGGCGGGAAAGGTCTCGAGCGACCTGCTCGACGCGATCCGAGCGCGGCCACAGCTCTTCGGCGAGCTGCTGCGGCAGCTCAAGACGGCGCCCGACCGGGCGGTGCTCAGGATCGTGCGGGAGGTGCGCGACGGGGATTGGTAG
- a CDS encoding carboxypeptidase-like regulatory domain-containing protein, with the protein MRPHALRLRISLPSADSAAAAPVYDAGGGQRRARTLVSVALLSSFCVMAPWNGSAPLSAQQWPAAAGSACLRPDVPPGRVVRGSTLDLLTLQPLGGVAVTLRSTVGREIRLLGQTTSDAQGAYVFCGVPDVAGLNVTGELTAITSRSVPIAADSAAPVPPVYIRWSEPADIAGQVLDGSSGAPLEGVTIALEGRPVRAVTDADGQFRILGQGAGRLIVRSSRIGYATRTDSIDVASRDRLDLEIHLFEDAVELPPIIVRARSDLSEQRSAGGTRVDALTRMQIDSLLPQVTDFTSLLDAARFPGLTVRRTGFDLCVEIVRAGPGCNVAMVMVDGVRMLDTAGLVTIRPETVASVQVLDPFEAHTRFGHPGRYGVLLITTR; encoded by the coding sequence ATGAGACCCCACGCACTTCGCCTCCGCATCTCGCTCCCGTCGGCGGACAGCGCCGCAGCCGCCCCCGTCTACGACGCGGGAGGCGGGCAGCGCCGGGCCCGGACGCTGGTGTCGGTCGCATTGTTGAGCAGCTTCTGCGTCATGGCCCCCTGGAACGGGTCGGCCCCACTGAGCGCGCAGCAGTGGCCGGCCGCTGCCGGCTCCGCCTGCTTGCGTCCGGACGTGCCGCCGGGGCGCGTGGTTCGGGGGAGTACGCTGGATCTCCTCACGCTCCAGCCGTTGGGCGGCGTCGCCGTCACGCTCCGGTCCACAGTGGGCCGCGAGATTCGACTCCTCGGACAGACCACGTCCGATGCCCAGGGCGCGTACGTATTCTGCGGGGTCCCCGACGTCGCCGGCTTGAACGTCACGGGAGAGCTGACCGCCATCACGAGCCGCAGTGTGCCGATCGCGGCGGACTCGGCGGCGCCCGTGCCCCCGGTGTACATCCGCTGGTCCGAGCCTGCCGACATTGCCGGGCAGGTGCTCGATGGATCCAGCGGCGCGCCGCTGGAGGGCGTCACCATCGCGCTGGAGGGCCGGCCCGTGCGCGCGGTCACCGACGCGGACGGGCAGTTCAGGATCCTCGGACAGGGTGCGGGCCGCTTGATCGTCCGGAGCAGCCGCATTGGCTACGCCACGAGGACCGACTCCATCGACGTGGCCAGTCGGGACCGACTGGATCTGGAGATCCACCTGTTCGAAGATGCAGTCGAGCTGCCACCGATCATCGTGCGTGCCCGCTCGGATCTGAGTGAACAGCGGAGCGCCGGTGGCACGCGCGTCGACGCGTTGACGCGGATGCAGATCGACTCCCTGCTGCCCCAGGTGACCGACTTCACGAGCCTCCTCGATGCAGCGCGCTTTCCCGGGCTGACCGTCCGCCGCACGGGCTTCGATCTGTGCGTCGAGATCGTGCGGGCTGGACCTGGCTGCAATGTCGCGATGGTGATGGTGGACGGAGTCCGTATGCTCGACACGGCGGGGCTGGTCACCATCCGCCCTGAGACCGTGGCGAGTGTGCAGGTGCTCGATCCATTCGAAGCGCACACGCGATTCGGGCACCCCGGCCGCTATGGAGTGCTGCTCATCACGACGCGGTGA
- a CDS encoding PIN domain-containing protein — MILLDTDVLIDVALDRTPHVEASGALLRWLEAQPPLAFVAWHTLANLSYLLRPRVGRDGVRHFLSELTRFVTVAPTHTDAFRYAAVLPMADFEDALQVAAADACGARVIATRNTQDFVHSPVPARTPAQLLVELRSHQR; from the coding sequence GTGATCCTGTTGGACACCGACGTCTTGATTGACGTTGCGCTGGACCGCACACCGCACGTGGAGGCATCGGGCGCCTTGTTGCGCTGGCTGGAAGCTCAACCCCCGTTGGCGTTCGTGGCCTGGCACACGCTGGCGAACCTCTCCTATCTGCTGCGCCCGCGGGTAGGTCGCGATGGCGTGCGCCACTTCCTGTCTGAGCTGACCCGCTTCGTGACCGTGGCACCGACACACACCGATGCCTTTCGCTACGCCGCTGTGCTTCCCATGGCCGACTTCGAGGACGCACTGCAGGTCGCAGCCGCCGATGCGTGCGGCGCACGGGTGATCGCCACCCGGAATACCCAGGACTTCGTGCACTCTCCCGTTCCGGCGCGCACGCCAGCGCAACTTCTCGTGGAACTGCGCTCACACCAGCGATGA
- a CDS encoding DUF6364 family protein, producing the protein MKRKVTITLEEDLIPRAKRYAASRGVSLSSLIETALDRLTTRPPGGFVDRWQGAFRLSELDDERYRALAAKYL; encoded by the coding sequence ATGAAGCGGAAGGTGACCATCACCCTGGAGGAGGACCTGATCCCCCGGGCCAAGCGCTATGCGGCCAGCCGGGGCGTCTCCCTCTCGTCGCTGATCGAAACCGCTTTGGACCGGCTGACCACTCGCCCACCGGGAGGGTTCGTGGACCGCTGGCAGGGCGCTTTCCGACTCTCCGAACTCGATGACGAGCGCTACCGGGCGCTGGCCGCCAAGTACCTGTGA
- a CDS encoding amidohydrolase family protein, producing the protein MPRPSAPLTETAFRGLLDLPPATATRGSAALLSAADFRVSAARLTATALPAVLALALLCAPPPLVAQTPAQDDSASSAAAKAKALPLITTRTLEFTTNEGTWISLDLSPDGQTIVFELLGDLYTLPVTGGEATRITSGQAYDMQPRYSRDGRHLVFVSDRNGSENLWIADADGQNARALTTGERESYMSPIFTPDGDYVMANKGNQLWLYHVDGGSGVQVTGQGGEGTPPTHFGAAFGDDPRMVWVNLRGDLGGGFEVARQGPEDWEPEFGPEHAPRSSARRVGPYQIGQLDRENGRVRVRTHELAGAFRPLPSPDGRWLVYATRFDAREGLKLLDLETGQDSWLLMDVARDESQGGGLRDRDVYPGSAFTADSRAVITSHGGKLWRVEVPSGEATEIPFTARVQQELGPLAKFEYPINDSVLTVSQIRGARPSPDGRRVVFAALDRLWIADLPDLSPAGGGDQEPELQRQAPAGRGDQEPDLSAAGDMRNAMHPTIRDARRLTRSVDVEHAPVWSPDGRYIAYVSWNDSTGGDIWRIRTTGGDPERLTPTSAFFDKLSYSKDGSRLMAVRGSRMHRMRTLEDFGQHSPASELEYVWLPATGGQPTRITWVGRGTTQEAQNAPHAGPDPDRVYVWAGSEGLLSMRWDGTDIKTLVKVTAPARPGPGSPPTPDEVVLSPDGKRAIVRANRNVFLITVPPVGGVAPTVSVASGSVVPTRRLTRVGGDFVGWSEDGSTAYYSIGRSFFRYDVARADSLIADSVVAARAAADQPSDSAASDSAGAPAADAPEQAADSARRADKKGPVYEAARVDVEITALKDKPRGTVVLSGARVITMRGDEILPSGDIVIRDNRIMAVGPRGSVAIPEGADVRDLSGKTIMPGLVDIHAHTWVAWGVHRSQVSQFLAQLAYGVTTQRDPQTSSEDVLTYTDRMELGELIGPRLYSTGPGVFSADNISSLDEARDVLRRYSEHYNTQTIKQYLAGDRKVRQWVITAARELGLTTTTEGGSNFTMNLTLMQDGYPGLEHTLPISPFFEDVVRLGTFSGITYTPTLIVAYGGPSGREYYLTHTDVDQMEKLRFFTPHDELDKWQTAQFYREDQYVHPLHATQLTKWMAAGGRLGLGSHGEVQGIGTHWELWMMASGGMDNHDALRMATLTSADAIGLAGDIGSIEAGKLADLLVLDRNPLDDLKNSTSIRYVMKNGRLYEGDTLTEVWPRERALPTQWWWRVEPEAGR; encoded by the coding sequence ATGCCTCGACCGTCCGCCCCCCTGACCGAGACAGCCTTCCGCGGGTTGCTCGACCTCCCGCCCGCGACTGCCACGCGCGGGTCGGCCGCCCTTCTCTCCGCGGCTGACTTCCGTGTGTCGGCGGCCCGCCTGACCGCGACGGCCCTCCCCGCCGTCTTGGCGCTCGCGCTGCTTTGTGCCCCTCCACCCCTCGTCGCCCAGACCCCCGCTCAGGACGACAGTGCCTCCAGCGCCGCGGCCAAGGCCAAGGCACTGCCGCTGATCACCACGCGTACGCTGGAGTTCACCACCAACGAAGGCACCTGGATCTCGTTGGATCTGTCGCCGGACGGACAGACCATCGTGTTCGAGCTGCTGGGCGACCTGTACACGCTGCCGGTGACGGGGGGCGAGGCCACACGCATCACCAGCGGGCAGGCGTACGACATGCAGCCGCGCTACTCGCGCGACGGACGCCACCTGGTGTTCGTAAGCGACCGCAACGGCTCGGAGAACCTGTGGATCGCGGACGCGGACGGGCAGAATGCCCGGGCGCTCACCACCGGCGAACGCGAGAGCTACATGTCGCCCATCTTCACGCCGGACGGCGACTACGTGATGGCCAACAAGGGCAACCAGCTCTGGCTCTACCATGTGGACGGCGGCTCCGGCGTGCAGGTGACCGGTCAGGGCGGTGAAGGCACGCCGCCCACGCACTTCGGCGCCGCCTTCGGGGACGACCCGCGCATGGTGTGGGTGAACCTGCGCGGGGACCTGGGCGGCGGGTTCGAAGTCGCGCGCCAGGGTCCCGAGGACTGGGAGCCCGAGTTCGGTCCGGAGCACGCCCCGCGCAGCTCCGCTCGTCGGGTGGGGCCCTATCAGATCGGGCAGCTCGACCGTGAGAACGGACGGGTGCGCGTGCGCACGCACGAGTTGGCGGGCGCGTTCCGCCCGCTACCCAGTCCCGACGGCAGATGGTTGGTGTACGCCACCCGCTTCGACGCCCGCGAGGGGCTCAAGCTCCTTGACTTGGAGACGGGTCAGGATTCGTGGCTGCTCATGGACGTGGCGAGGGACGAGAGCCAGGGGGGCGGACTCCGGGACCGTGACGTCTATCCCGGCTCGGCGTTCACGGCCGACTCCCGGGCGGTGATCACCAGCCACGGCGGCAAGCTGTGGCGCGTGGAGGTACCGTCTGGCGAGGCCACCGAGATCCCGTTCACGGCCCGCGTCCAGCAGGAGCTCGGCCCGCTGGCCAAGTTCGAATACCCGATCAACGACTCGGTGCTCACGGTGTCGCAGATCCGCGGCGCACGGCCCTCGCCGGACGGCCGCCGCGTGGTGTTCGCCGCGCTCGACCGGCTCTGGATCGCCGATCTGCCGGACCTATCTCCGGCCGGCGGCGGAGATCAGGAACCTGAGCTACAGCGTCAGGCGCCCGCTGGCAGAGGAGATCAGGAACCTGATCTATCGGCCGCCGGCGATATGCGGAACGCGATGCACCCGACGATTCGGGACGCCCGCCGCCTCACCCGGTCCGTCGACGTGGAGCACGCACCGGTCTGGTCTCCGGACGGCCGCTACATCGCCTACGTGAGTTGGAACGACTCGACCGGCGGGGACATCTGGCGCATCCGCACCACCGGTGGCGACCCCGAGCGGCTCACCCCCACGTCGGCGTTCTTCGACAAGCTGAGCTACTCGAAGGACGGCTCGCGGCTCATGGCCGTGCGCGGCTCCAGGATGCACCGGATGCGCACGCTGGAGGATTTCGGCCAGCACTCGCCCGCCTCCGAGCTCGAGTACGTGTGGCTTCCCGCAACGGGCGGTCAGCCCACCCGCATCACCTGGGTGGGACGCGGCACCACGCAGGAAGCCCAGAACGCTCCCCACGCAGGCCCCGATCCCGACCGCGTCTACGTGTGGGCGGGCTCGGAGGGGCTGCTCTCCATGCGGTGGGACGGCACCGACATCAAGACGCTGGTCAAAGTGACCGCTCCCGCCCGCCCTGGTCCGGGCAGCCCGCCCACCCCGGACGAGGTGGTCCTCTCTCCGGACGGCAAGCGCGCCATCGTGCGGGCCAACCGGAACGTGTTCCTGATCACCGTGCCCCCAGTGGGCGGTGTGGCACCTACGGTGTCGGTTGCATCCGGATCCGTGGTGCCCACGCGGCGGCTGACGCGGGTGGGAGGGGACTTCGTGGGATGGAGTGAAGACGGATCGACCGCCTACTACTCGATCGGGCGGAGCTTCTTCCGCTACGACGTGGCGCGTGCGGACTCGTTGATCGCCGATTCGGTGGTCGCGGCGCGCGCAGCCGCGGACCAGCCGAGCGACAGCGCCGCGTCCGACTCAGCGGGCGCACCCGCGGCCGACGCTCCCGAGCAGGCGGCGGACTCCGCCCGGCGAGCTGACAAGAAGGGCCCCGTCTACGAAGCGGCCCGCGTCGACGTCGAGATCACCGCGCTCAAGGACAAGCCGCGCGGCACCGTGGTGCTGAGCGGTGCCCGCGTCATCACCATGCGGGGAGACGAGATCCTCCCCTCAGGCGACATCGTGATCCGCGACAATCGCATCATGGCCGTGGGCCCCCGTGGTAGTGTCGCCATCCCGGAAGGCGCCGACGTTCGTGACCTGTCCGGTAAGACCATCATGCCGGGCCTGGTGGACATCCACGCGCACACCTGGGTGGCCTGGGGCGTGCACCGGAGCCAGGTCTCGCAGTTCCTGGCGCAGCTCGCCTACGGGGTCACCACGCAGCGGGATCCCCAGACGTCCTCCGAAGACGTGCTCACCTACACGGACCGCATGGAGCTGGGCGAGCTCATCGGGCCACGACTGTACTCGACGGGTCCCGGCGTCTTCTCCGCCGACAACATCTCGAGCCTCGATGAAGCACGTGACGTGCTGCGCCGCTACTCGGAGCACTACAACACCCAGACCATCAAGCAGTACCTGGCGGGCGACCGCAAAGTGCGCCAGTGGGTGATCACGGCCGCGCGCGAGCTGGGGCTCACCACCACGACCGAAGGTGGCTCAAACTTCACCATGAATCTCACGCTGATGCAGGACGGCTATCCGGGCCTCGAGCACACGCTTCCCATCAGTCCGTTCTTCGAAGATGTGGTACGGCTCGGCACCTTCAGCGGCATCACCTATACGCCCACGTTGATCGTGGCGTACGGCGGCCCCTCCGGTCGTGAGTACTACTTGACCCACACGGACGTGGACCAGATGGAGAAGCTGCGCTTCTTCACCCCGCACGACGAGTTGGACAAGTGGCAGACCGCGCAGTTCTACCGAGAGGACCAGTACGTGCACCCACTGCACGCCACGCAGCTGACCAAATGGATGGCGGCCGGCGGCCGACTCGGTCTTGGCTCCCACGGTGAGGTGCAGGGCATCGGCACCCACTGGGAACTGTGGATGATGGCCTCGGGCGGCATGGACAACCACGACGCGCTGCGCATGGCCACGCTCACCAGTGCGGACGCCATCGGCCTGGCGGGCGACATCGGCTCCATCGAAGCGGGCAAGCTGGCCGACCTGCTGGTGCTGGACCGGAACCCGTTGGACGACCTGAAGAACAGCACGTCCATCCGCTACGTGATGAAGAACGGACGGCTCTACGAAGGAGACACGCTCACCGAGGTTTGGCCCCGAGAGCGGGCATTGCCCACCCAGTGGTGGTGGCGGGTGGAGCCGGAGGCGGGCCGGTGA
- a CDS encoding exo 1,3/1,4-beta-D-glucan glucohydrolase produces the protein MKPRVALLLGFTACFACSAPRDEAGWPTLRSPLPADPGLEARVEELLARMSLEEKVGQIIQADVRRVSAEDVRTYHLGSVLNGGGGFPNDDKHATVGDWLALADMIHDASVDTTGGRVGIPILWGVDAVHGHNNVIGATLFPHNVGLGAAHDPDLIRRIGEVTAREIRVTGHDWNFGPTVAVPRNGRWGRAYEGYAEDPDLVSAYADALVRGLQGEPGSPQFLDDDHVIATAKHFLGDGATDGGTDQGDALVTEEELRTIHGAPYVTALRAGVQSVMASFSSWHGVKMHANRALLTDVLKDTLGFDGVLVGDWNAHGQIPGCTNESCAATINAGVDVFMVPDDWKALYENTLAQARAGQIPAERLDDAVRRILRVKLRAGVFDRGRPSSRRYAGDERVLASPEHRAVARQAVRESLVLLKNNDGLLPLAPGQSVLVTGDGADDIGKQSGGWTLTWQGTGNVNTDFPGATSIWQGVRAAVEAAGGTAQLSPDGSFDPARPPDVALVVFGEDPYAEFQGDRENVDYPRQGKSELDLQRRLRTAGVPVVAVFITGRPLWVNPELNAADAFVVAWLPGSEGGGIADVLFTDAAGSTVHDFTGRLSFSWPRTPDQSVLNRGDTLYDPLFAYGYGLSYGEDGNVPELPEDIGTGVDTGPAVRFFAGGPVAPWRLVVQAADGKRIEASTGTTASPGSELVVRVEDRRVQEDARGVEWDGSGIGRVALTGQSSMDLSQAADESMALAFDVRMDRAPERPVALVVAHDSGGGDVETRLELTPLLAALPVGEWATLRLRLACLEDAGVDLQQVTVPWALETTGPLALAFSDVRLVDEDDGLAECPAVLER, from the coding sequence ATGAAACCTCGCGTCGCCCTGCTTCTGGGGTTCACGGCATGCTTCGCTTGCTCCGCCCCGCGTGACGAGGCGGGATGGCCGACCCTACGCAGCCCACTTCCCGCGGATCCTGGCCTCGAGGCCCGAGTCGAGGAGCTACTCGCTCGGATGAGCCTCGAGGAGAAGGTGGGGCAGATCATCCAGGCGGACGTTCGTCGGGTCAGTGCCGAGGACGTGCGGACCTATCATCTGGGTTCGGTGCTGAACGGGGGCGGCGGGTTCCCCAACGACGACAAGCACGCCACGGTCGGCGATTGGCTCGCGCTGGCGGACATGATCCACGACGCCTCGGTGGACACCACGGGCGGCCGGGTGGGCATCCCCATCCTCTGGGGCGTCGACGCCGTGCATGGGCACAACAACGTCATCGGTGCCACGCTCTTCCCCCACAACGTGGGGCTGGGAGCGGCCCACGATCCGGACCTCATCCGCCGCATCGGGGAAGTGACAGCGCGTGAGATCCGAGTGACCGGTCACGATTGGAACTTCGGACCCACGGTCGCCGTGCCGCGCAACGGCCGCTGGGGCCGCGCCTACGAGGGGTACGCGGAGGATCCGGACCTGGTCTCGGCGTACGCGGACGCGTTGGTTCGTGGACTGCAAGGCGAACCCGGCTCGCCCCAGTTCCTGGACGACGACCATGTCATCGCCACCGCGAAGCACTTCCTGGGCGACGGCGCCACGGACGGCGGAACGGACCAGGGCGACGCGCTCGTGACGGAAGAGGAGCTCCGCACCATCCACGGGGCGCCCTACGTGACGGCGCTGCGGGCCGGCGTCCAGTCCGTGATGGCGTCCTTCAGCAGTTGGCATGGCGTGAAGATGCACGCCAACCGCGCGTTGCTGACGGACGTGCTCAAGGACACGCTCGGTTTCGATGGCGTGTTGGTGGGCGACTGGAACGCCCACGGTCAGATCCCGGGCTGTACGAACGAAAGCTGCGCGGCCACCATCAACGCCGGCGTGGACGTGTTCATGGTGCCGGACGACTGGAAGGCGCTCTACGAGAACACGCTGGCCCAGGCGCGCGCCGGACAGATCCCAGCGGAGCGCCTGGACGACGCGGTGCGCCGGATCCTGCGGGTGAAGCTGCGCGCGGGCGTGTTCGATCGGGGTCGGCCCTCGAGTCGCCGCTACGCCGGAGACGAACGCGTGCTGGCTTCGCCCGAGCATCGCGCCGTCGCCCGGCAGGCGGTCCGGGAGTCGCTGGTCTTGCTCAAGAACAACGACGGGCTGCTGCCGTTGGCGCCCGGGCAGAGCGTATTGGTGACCGGAGACGGGGCGGACGACATCGGCAAGCAGTCAGGAGGGTGGACGCTGACCTGGCAGGGCACGGGGAACGTGAACACGGACTTCCCCGGGGCCACCTCGATCTGGCAGGGCGTGCGCGCTGCCGTGGAAGCTGCAGGCGGCACGGCCCAACTCTCTCCCGACGGCTCGTTCGATCCCGCGCGGCCACCCGATGTGGCCCTGGTGGTCTTCGGAGAGGACCCGTACGCCGAGTTCCAGGGAGACCGTGAGAACGTCGACTATCCACGTCAAGGCAAATCCGAGTTGGACCTACAGCGTAGGCTGCGCACGGCCGGCGTGCCGGTGGTGGCCGTGTTCATCACGGGGCGGCCACTCTGGGTCAATCCCGAGCTCAACGCCGCTGACGCGTTCGTGGTCGCCTGGCTTCCGGGCTCCGAGGGCGGAGGCATCGCCGACGTGCTGTTCACGGACGCCGCCGGCTCGACCGTCCACGACTTCACGGGCCGGCTCTCGTTCTCCTGGCCGCGCACCCCGGACCAGTCCGTGCTCAACCGGGGAGATACGCTCTACGATCCACTGTTCGCCTATGGATACGGCCTGAGCTACGGAGAGGACGGGAACGTCCCCGAGCTCCCCGAAGACATCGGGACGGGGGTGGACACAGGGCCAGCGGTGCGGTTCTTCGCGGGCGGGCCGGTGGCCCCCTGGCGACTGGTGGTGCAGGCGGCCGATGGCAAGCGCATCGAAGCGTCGACCGGCACCACGGCCAGCCCCGGTAGCGAGCTGGTGGTGCGCGTCGAGGATCGCCGCGTCCAGGAGGACGCCCGTGGCGTGGAGTGGGACGGCAGCGGCATTGGGCGCGTGGCACTGACGGGGCAGTCGAGCATGGACCTGAGTCAGGCCGCTGATGAGTCGATGGCGCTGGCCTTCGACGTCCGCATGGACCGGGCGCCCGAACGACCGGTTGCGTTGGTGGTGGCGCATGACAGCGGCGGAGGCGACGTCGAGACCCGTCTGGAACTGACGCCGTTGCTCGCGGCCCTCCCGGTGGGCGAGTGGGCCACCCTGCGACTGCGGCTAGCCTGTCTTGAGGATGCAGGTGTGGACCTGCAGCAGGTCACGGTTCCCTGGGCGCTCGAGACGACGGGACCACTCGCGTTGGCGTTCTCGGACGTGCGCTTGGTCGATGAGGACGACGGTCTGGCCGAGTGTCCGGCGGTCTTGGAGAGGTAG
- a CDS encoding PIN domain-containing protein: MKLAYLDTSVLVAIAFGESGGEELARTLAGFDELVTSNLLEAELRAAFVREDVPFEPALLTSLSWILPDRPLTTEYATVLDAGYLRGADLWHVACALFVSPDPTALTFATVDARQGQVASAIGMGAL, translated from the coding sequence GTGAAGCTCGCGTACCTCGACACCTCGGTGCTGGTCGCCATCGCCTTCGGGGAAAGTGGAGGCGAGGAACTCGCTCGGACGTTGGCTGGCTTCGACGAGCTCGTGACCAGCAATCTCCTGGAAGCCGAGCTGCGCGCCGCGTTCGTCCGTGAGGACGTTCCGTTCGAGCCCGCCCTCCTGACGTCGCTGAGTTGGATCCTGCCCGACCGCCCGCTCACCACCGAGTACGCCACGGTGCTCGACGCAGGGTACCTGCGTGGCGCTGATCTATGGCACGTCGCCTGTGCGCTGTTCGTATCACCTGACCCCACCGCGCTCACGTTCGCCACGGTGGATGCACGCCAGGGACAGGTCGCGAGCGCGATCGGAATGGGAGCGCTGTAG
- a CDS encoding type II toxin-antitoxin system prevent-host-death family antitoxin translates to MPDSYSTYEAKARFSEVLRKVREGRTVIVSYHGKPIAEIRPYQPEGEDLSTRLDRLAGEGVVMRAPEGAASLGLVRRKKGALKRFLSERDE, encoded by the coding sequence ATGCCCGATTCCTACTCCACGTACGAGGCCAAGGCCCGGTTCTCCGAGGTCCTGCGTAAAGTGCGGGAGGGGCGAACCGTGATCGTGTCCTATCACGGCAAGCCGATCGCCGAGATCCGACCGTACCAGCCCGAGGGCGAGGACCTGTCGACTCGCCTGGATCGCCTGGCCGGCGAAGGCGTGGTGATGCGGGCCCCGGAAGGGGCGGCCTCACTGGGGCTGGTCCGACGCAAGAAGGGCGCTCTGAAGCGCTTCCTCTCCGAGCGGGACGAGTGA
- a CDS encoding PIN domain-containing protein, translated as MIAYLDASVLLRMVLGQPGRLTQWRTIETGVTSSLAEVECLRTLDRLRLLEGLDDAVLAERRSALIRMFESMHVVDPTRTILNRASLPLPTTLGTLDAIHLATAMLWREETEADLVMATHDNALGLAAQAVGLAVIGV; from the coding sequence GTGATCGCCTACCTGGATGCCTCCGTCCTTCTCCGCATGGTGCTGGGGCAGCCCGGCCGGCTCACCCAGTGGAGGACGATCGAGACGGGCGTGACGAGCTCGTTGGCCGAAGTCGAGTGCCTGCGGACCCTTGATCGGCTCCGACTCCTCGAGGGCCTGGATGACGCGGTGCTCGCCGAGCGACGAAGCGCCCTGATCCGGATGTTCGAGTCCATGCACGTGGTGGACCCCACTCGCACGATTCTGAACCGGGCGTCACTTCCGCTTCCCACCACCCTTGGCACTCTGGATGCGATTCACCTGGCCACCGCAATGCTCTGGCGTGAGGAGACCGAGGCCGATCTGGTCATGGCTACGCACGACAACGCACTGGGCCTCGCAGCTCAAGCTGTGGGGCTCGCGGTGATCGGGGTGTAG
- a CDS encoding type II toxin-antitoxin system prevent-host-death family antitoxin — protein MDEQAGIAELKARLSHYLRRVRGGRSITVVARDRPVARLVPYEQRPGLAIREPLPGAPALKAVPLPKPLRVSKDIVDLLIEERGTR, from the coding sequence ATGGACGAGCAGGCAGGCATTGCGGAGCTCAAGGCCCGACTCAGCCACTACCTCCGTCGCGTTCGCGGGGGCCGCTCGATCACGGTGGTCGCGCGGGATCGCCCGGTGGCACGGCTGGTCCCGTACGAGCAACGGCCCGGCTTGGCCATCCGCGAGCCCCTGCCGGGCGCCCCGGCGCTCAAGGCGGTGCCGCTCCCCAAGCCGCTCCGAGTGAGCAAGGACATCGTCGATCTCCTCATCGAGGAGCGCGGAACGCGGTGA